A region of the Streptococcus oralis Uo5 genome:
CACTGCTCCTGTTTCTACCTTGGCAATGTATTTGACACCAAGCCCATTTTTACGACTGAGAATAACTTCTGACATCGAGTCTTGCTTGTTGAAGTCCTGATCCATGTTGAGGATAAAGACGTAAGGAAATTCCAATCCTTTGCTCTTGTGAATGGTCATAAGTTCCACGGCATCTTTAGGCGGTGCGACGGCTACGCTTGCGAGATCGTGCTGGGCTTCTAGGACTTGGTCAATCATACGTATAAAACGCGACAAGCCCTTGAAATTACTCTTTTCAAACTGGTCAGCACGTAGCGCTAGGGCATAGAGATTGGCCTGTCTAGCAGGTCCGTTCGGCAAAGCCCCAACATAGTCATAATAAAAACGGTCGATGTAAATCTTCCAAATCAAGTCATAGAGAGAGTGAGTTTTGGTATATAAGCGCCAAGAATCCAAAATATCCATGAATTGATTTAGTTTTTCAGCTAGAGCTGTATGAATTAACTCTTTCTGGTTTGTTACCAGTTTTTGAGCATTGACCAGTTTCTCATAGAGATTTTCTTGGACCTTATCTTCTACTTTCTGAAGGGACAAGCGTGCCAACTCGTCCTCGTCAAAACTAAACATAGGAGACTTCATCAGAGCAACCAAGGCATAGTCTTGCAGGGGATTGTGAATGACACGCAGTGTGTCCAGCATAACTTGTACTTCTAGGGATTGGAGGTAATTGTTTTGCTCACCGTCGGTTTTAACTGGAATTCCGTACTCAGACAGGGCAAGTAGAATCTGGTCATTTCGACTGCGACTGGAAGTCAAAAGGGCTATTTCTTTAAAGGTAACGCCTTTTTCCTGATGAAGCTTCAGGATTTCCTTGATGACCAGACGCATTTCCCCAGTGAGTTTCGTTTCTGTTTGGCTCTCTTCCTCCTCTTGCCCGCTGTCTCCCTTATCGTAGAGGAGAAATTCTGCCTTGTTGTCTGGATTGGGAGTCAGTTTGGTATTGGCAAAAACAAGCTGGTGCATACTGTCATAGTTGATTTCGCCGGCCTCTTGGTCCATAAGGCGTGCAAAAATATCATTGGTTGCTGACAGCACTTCTGAACTGCTACGGAAATTTTCCTTGAGGAGTATCAACTTACCCTCTTTAGGATTTTGCGCATAGCGTTGAAATTTTTCATTGAAAATTTGGGGATCTGCCTGACGGAAACGGTAGATGGACTGCTTGATATCTCCCACCATAAAGCGATTGTGACCATTCGACAGCAATTCCAGCATTCGTTCTTGAATGTGGTTGGTATCCTGATACTCATCAACCATGACTTCGTGGAATCTCTCCTGATAAGCCTCGCGGACTTGTGGGAAATTCTCTAAAATTTCAATGGTGAAATGACTGATATCAGCGAATTCAAAGGCATTTTCTTGGCGTTTACATTCACGATAAGCCTCCACAAAATCACTCATAAAGGTTTGGAAGGTTTTAGCTAGCTCCCAAGTATCTTCATGATAACGTTCTTGATAGTCGAGAATGGTTATCTGGTCCGCCAGTTGTCCTAGTTTAGCAAACTGGGCCTTTCTCTCATCGTTATAGGCATCAGCCAGTGGCTTCAAATCGGCCTTACGACTGGAGTTAGCTAGAGATCGACCATTTTTCTCCTTAGAGATGGCGATAATACGCGCAAGCACAGCTTGATAAGCCTGGCTATCGGACTCTTGATTTAAGGAGCCAATTTCATCCAGAACCAGCTGCACATTTTCTAAATAGGCAGCTTTTGGAAACTCATTGGCATCGTTATCCAGATGATAACGGAAGAAACTTTCCAAGTCCCAAAGCGCCTGCTTTATTTGCTCAGTTAGTTTGTCTTTTTCAATTACAAAGTCAGCTGTTTCAAATCCTTTGAGGAAAGAGTTACTCAACCATTTTTGTGGACTGCTGGTGGATTGAAGAAAATCATAGATTTTGTAGACTTGCTGGCGCAGACCTCGTTCATCCTTACCTCGTCCAGCAAAGTTCTTGACCAAGCGACTAAAGTTTTCTTTATTTTCACCTTGGTAATGGGCTTCAAAAACCTGATGAAAAACTTCGTTTTTTAAGAGTAACTGTTCACTTTCATTTTGTAGAATACGGAAATTCGGTGCGATATCAATCAGATAGCCATGTTTGCCAAGGAATTTTTGTGTGAAAGAGTCCATGGTTCCGATGGCAGCGTTTGGCAGGTCTGCCAACTGACGTCCCAAGTGTTGTTTGAGATCAACATCGTTACTTTCTTGGATTTGTTGGCTAATTTTTTTCTCCAAACGTTCCTTAAGTTCAGTAGCAGCCTTGACGGTAAAGGTCGAGATAAAGAGTTGAGAAATTTCGACACCACGCGCTAATTGATCCAAAATACGTTCTGCCATGACAAAGGTTTTCCCTGAACCAGCAGACGCTGAGACCAGAATATTTTGCCCTGCAGTATATATGGCTTCGATTTGCTCGGCTGTTTTCTTCTGTTCCTTGCTCGAACTCGCTTCTGCTTCTTGCAGTTTTTGAATTTCTTCCTCAGTAAAAAAGGAAATGGGCTTCATCGATTCAACTCCTCTCTCATTTTCTCAAACCAAGCTTGCTTGAGTTTTTCTCCGACCAGTCGTTTGCCATCCGCTAGGTGTAACTTTTCTAGGAAACGTGCTTGACCCAAATGGTAATTGGCTTCAAATCCTGTAATTGCATGATGTTGCTGGACGTATGGGGCAATACTTCTGCCGTTCTCTGTGTATGGATTGATGGCGAACTGTCCTTCTAAAATCTTCTCTGCTGCTTTCTTATAAAGATGTGCATTGTAGTCTAGCAAGAGATGAAACTCCTCATCAGTCAGCTGGTTGGCTTTATTTTTACTGTAAAACTCACCCAAATGACTGCTTTCTTTTTCTAAAAAGAGCCCTTGGTATTTCATTGACTTGCTGGCTTCTGCTACTGCTCCAGCCAAACTCTTAACGTTCAACAGAGATTGGACAGGTTCAGCCATTTCTAGGTACATAGCACCGAAAAAGTTTTGCTCTCCTTCTCCCTTAAGGGCAGCAAGATAGGTTGGCAGTTGGGAATTGAGGCCATTAAAGAAATTCGAAAACTGGAACTGAGTTAAACTAGACTTGTAGTCTACCACTCCCAGTGCTCCATCAGCTTTCAAACGGTCGATTCGGTCAACCTTGCCACGCACATGGACACTGCGACCATTATCCAATTGAATAAAGGCTTGATCCTTGCCACCAAATGTTGCTTCCTCTTGGATGGTTTCGATGGCTGGATTATGACGAAGGATATGACCAGTTGTCCGCGCGACATCAACCAGAACTTCCTTGGTAAACTGAGCTTCCAAACTTTCCTGATAAATGGCTTCAAATTCCCGTTCTTGACTGGTTTCCTTAATAGCTTGCTCCAAACGCTGGTCAAATGGATTTTCAGCAGGTAGTTTCAAGGCATGCTCAAAAATGCGGTGCAAGAAATTCCCGTGACTGCGAGCATCTGGACGAAGCCGCAATTCTTCCTGCAAACCTAAGACATAACGGAGAAAATAACTGTATTCATTGCGGTAAAACTCAGTCAAACCAGACGTAGACAGGTAAAACTCTTTGTCAGCGGGATAGAGAGCCTGCAAGGTCTCTTTCTCTAATGGCTTGCTGCTTGGGCTAGTTGGGAGTGCTGGATTTGTAAGGCCTTTTTGATCTAGTTTTTTACCCATCACACGCGCCAGAACCTTAACAAAGGTCAAATCTTGCTCAGTATCATTCGTCTCGCTCTGCTGATGGTAGGCAACCAGACTAGACAAGAGACTGTGATATGAACCCATATCTTTTTTGCTAAGATTTTTATGGTTCATTGTCTTTTCTCTTCTTCTAAATCCAAAACTCACCAGTTCATGAAGATAAGCAGATTCCTTGCTTTCGTTTTCATTGAGAAGACTTGGAGCGGATAACACCAACTGCTTACGAGCAGCATTGACTAAAGAAAGCATGGTATAGCGATTTTTCTTGAGATTTTCGCTACTTGCAATCAGTAATTGCGCTCCCTCTTCAGTCGCTTGGTTTAGATTTTGTCTTTCTTCGTCTGTCAAAAGACTGGTGTTTTGCGCAATTTTTGGTAAATGATCCTGAGTCAGCCCAATAGCGTAGACAAAGTCAGCGGTCAGAGGGGCAATCAGATCATAACTCTGCACCAGAACTGTGTCCACTGTTGCTGGAATAGTACGGTACTGAGAAAGGCTCATCCCAGAATGAAGCAAGGCCAGGAAGTCCTCCAGACTAACTTGTGAACCAGCAAAAACCGTCGCAAATTGTTCTAAAACATGGCAGAAGGCTTTCCAAACTTCAGCTTGTCTTTCCTGTTCTAGAGCTTCCATAGTAGCTGTCAAGTCTTGCATTTGCTTGCTTAAAGCAGTATTTTTTAGAAAAATACTCCACTTTTGCAAGAGATTTTCAGCCTTTTGTTTTCGACTGGCAAATATGGTTTCAAGTGGCTCCAAAACTCGCAGACGAAGAGCATTTAAACGCTCTAAATCAAATTTTCCGTGGTGAGATTTTGTGAAGGTCTGCTGAAAAGCTGGCAAGCCATTGATACCAAGATAGCGGAGATATTGCTCAAAAGCATCAATATCCGCTTGGCTAAGGTCAGTATATAGACCAGTTCTGAGGAGATTAATCAAATCCTCCTGACGGAAACGGTAGCGTTTTAAACGCAAAATAGATTCGACATACTGAGTCAAAGGGTGGTGAGCCATGGATTCACTTCTACCAAGATAGAAAGGAATCTGGTACTGGTCAAAAATGGTTTTCAGTGATAACTGGTAAGAAGCCACATCCCCTAAGAGAATGCGAAAATGCTTGTAACTCAGTTCTGGATGGTCATGTAATTTCTGACGAATGCTACGGGCTACTAATTCCAACTCTTCCTTTTGTGTCAAACAAGACCAGATTTGCAGGTTTTTTCGGTCCTTCTCATCGATCTCCAAAGTCAGCTCTGAAAAGTCATAAGAAGACTCCAGCAAACGAGAGGCTTTGTCAAAACTATCTATCTTCTCATGAGTCTGAGAACGATCCTGAGCAGGTGTTTGGTATTTTGCCCCCAAATGATGAAGAAATTCTACACTGGCTTGGTAGAGATTCCCTTCAGCGAAAGGACTGGTATAGGCCTTCTTACTTGCATAAGAACCAATGACAATCTCGACACCTTTTCGATGGAGCAGATCCACTACACGCTCTTCTTCGGCGGAAAAACGGGTAAAACCGCCAATGACCAGAGCAAGCTGACTAAAATCACTACTTACCTTGCCATTTTCAATAGCCTCAATCAAATGGGCCAACTGACTTCCCTGAGCCAACTGACCTTGATTGAGATAGGCAGTCACTTTCTCAAAAATCAAGAGTAAATCCGCTCGCTTATCCTCATCTGTTAAACTTTCCAAGTCCAAAAAACTCATCTGAGCAGTCGTCATCTCATGATAAAGTTCAATCAACTGCTGGATAAATTGAGGTTCCTGCTTAATGGCACCATAAACTCGCAATTCTTTAGGATCGAGTTCTGCAAGACATTTATAAAAAGCCATCCCAAGCCCGATATCATCAAGACTGGTCTTGGCAGGCAAATCATTTAAAACCAGGTAACGAGCCATCTGAGCAAAACGCGTGACGGTAATCGCAAAAGAAGCCTGCTGGGACAAGCATTCCAGCACGGCGCGTTCTTTTTCAAATGAAAGAGAGTTGGGGGCGATGTAGAAGACCCGCTTGCCCCCAGCAACTAGCTCTTCTGCCTCTCTGGTCAAGATTTCTGTCAAAGAAGTCCGAATATCAGTATAAAGTAATTTCATCTCAGCCTCGTTTGCTTTATCAAAGTTTCTTACTCTATTATAGCAAAGTTCGCTTCACAGTCCAAATCCAAAATTCTTGTTGATAATCATTTAACTAGCAAATCAATCATACTTCATCATCCATTTTCATATGCTGAAAAATATGGAGGAAAAAGTCTTTGGAAACTTCAAAATGTCCATAACGAAGTCGAGAAGTATAGTCTCTCCATTCAGGATGTTGTCTAGCTATTTCTATGGAACAATCTTTGACTGGTAGATAATACTCGACATTTCGTCTAAAGGGAAAGAATCCTTCAAATTGCTCTACTTGATAGGCTTTGTCATCTATAATTTTACCTACGGCCACAAAAGCCTGTAACTTATCTTGACCATTCATATCGTATTTTGGACTATAGTATAAAAGATAGTCACCTTTTTTCATACGATTTAAGGGGCCTCCCTTTCCATGACAGACCTGACAAAAATTTCCCTCAACTCCTCTTAAAACATGGTTCTTTGAAACAACTCCGACCCAATATCTAGGCATTTTTATCCTCCAGCACTACTAACATACGATTAAAACATTCTCTATCGTTAGATAGTTTTTCAAAAAATTTTTCATCAATCCCTTCTACTAAGGGTAAAGCTTGATTGACCTTCTCCGCGCCAGACTTCGTCACTGAGACCAGTTTTGCCCGACTATCCTTTGGATGTTGATCACGTCTAATGTAGTCCTTCTTCTCCAGTAGTCTAACAATCTGGGAAACCGTCATGACATCCATACCGGTGAAACGAGCAATATCAACTTGCGTTACATATTCCTCTCTATTGTTCAAAAACAAGAGCGAGGTTAAAACGATAAATTGAGGCAAAGTGAGGCCAACCGATTTCAAAACTCTTTTTAAATTACTTTCCCATTTGTTGTAAACTTTAATGAAAAGAAGACCTGTAGACTCTGTTTCATCGTTTTTATAAATTGAATTAAACTGATATTGTGGCATTTTTTCTCCTTAAATATTAAGTATACATATTATATAAGAATTTATTTTGTTTTTCAAGAAAAGGAAAGCCGAATTTTACAATTCTGTCAGACATTTTATAGTCTATATGCTATAATAAAAGCAAAACACATAGAAAAGGAAGTCTTATGATTAAACTACTAGCCTTGGATATGGATGGAACCCTCCTCAATGAAGCCAAGGAAATCCCTCAAGCCCACATTACTGCCATTCACCAAGCCATTGAAAAAGGTGTCAAACTGGTTCTCTGTACAGGTCGCCCTCTTTTCGGTGTCCTCCCCTACTATAAAAAACTAGGTCTTGACCTCCAGAACGAGTACGTCATCGTCAATAATGGTTGTTCAACTCACCAGACCAGTGACTGGAGTCTAGTGGACTGGCAAGAACTCAGCCCAGCTGATATTGAATACCTCTATGACCTAGCTGAAAAAAGCGACGTCCAGTTGACTCTCTTTGATGAAGAACATTATTTTGTTCTTGGTGGCAAGCCAAATGAAATCGTTCAAAATGATGCAAAACTAGTCTTTTCAGACCTGACTGAAATTTCACTTGAGGAAGCCACCAGTGGTAAATATCGTATGTTCCAAGGCATGTTTTTGGGCAACAAAGAACAAACAGACGATTTTGAGCAACGCTTTGCTGAGGAGCTCTGCCAACGTTTTAGCGGCGTTCGTTCGCAGCCTGTCATTTATGAAGCCATGCCACTTGGAACTACCAAGGCTACTGCTCTTTCTCGACTAGCTGCGATTTTGAAGATCGAGCCCTCAGAAATTATGGCCATGGGTGATGCTAATAACGATATCGAAATGCTCCAGTTTGCAGGACTTGGCATTGCTATGGGAAATGCTAGCGACCATGTCAAATCCTTAGCCAATGACGTCACAACCAGCAATGAAGAAGATGGTGTTGCACGTGCCATTGAGAAGTATATTTTATAAAAAAGAAAAGCAAATAGACAGAAATTACTGCTATTTGCTTTTTTACTACTTAACCCAATAAGCAATCAGGGTAATAATCCATAAATGAGCTGGGTAGAAAATATAAAAAAAATATTTACTCCAACTGGTTTCTTTTCCTCGCTGTCCATTATACAAGGCCATAAAAGGAAAGACGGTGACAAAGAGCCAGTCAGAATTGAAAAGCATCATTCCCAGTGTTTGGTGCCAAGTGTCGTAAATTTGGATGGAAGTCACTAACAGAAAGGCCCAGAGAAAAGCATATAGGAGATTTCGCAATCCCTTGCGATTTCGACAAGAGTAACTAATCAAGAGAAATGGTAGCATAGTAATACCACCCTCAGTAAAAAGACAACCGAAAATCAAGAGCCCAGCAACTCCAATCCGACGCCACAACTTCTCCTTTTTATCCAACTCTTTTCTGGGAAAACCAATCCAAAGCATGGTGACACCGATGGCCAAAGTCAGGAAAATGTTGTTATTTACCATTACTCCTTTGGATGCAAATAGGGCATTTAGTAGGCTATTTCCAGCAAACATGATAATCGCCCAACTCCAAAGGCGGATGAGGTAGTTTTTCAAATTCCGAGTATGAATGAATCCTTCCATAGCCATATAGGCAAACCAAACTCCTACACAACGGGTCAAGGCGTGAAAGATACCTTCCCACAGAGGAGAAACGATTCCGGTGATATGAGGGATATGGTCTAGAACCATTACTGCCGCCATCAGGTACTTCAACTGCGTCGCATTCCATTTTTTCATAATAAACCTCTTTCTTTTTAATCTACATAGAGTATAGCATACATTTTCACGTATAATCGTACACCCATCTTACATTTAAAAAGCCTATCTTACATTTTTGTAAGACAGGCGTGAATATCAAAAGTTTATTATGAAATTTACCATCTAGTCCGTAATTCGTTGGTACATTTCTGGTCTTCTATCTCGAAACAGTCCCCAGTTGAGGCGTTCACTTGCTCCCTTGTCAAGGTCATAGGTCGCTAACAGAATTGCTTCTCCTTGTCTTTCAGCTCTCTCTAAAATAGCTCCTGTTTCATCCGTCATAAAGGACGAACCGTAGAAGTCAAGACTGGAACTCTGTCCACCATTTTCCTCACTAGGAGAGACTTCTTCCAAACCGTAACGATTGGCTGCAATGACTGGAACAATATTTGCTGCTGCGTGCCCTTGCATAGTACGTTGCCAGTGACCACAACTGTCTGTATCCAAAATAGGTTCCGAACCGATAGCTGTTGGATAAAAGAGCAATTCAGCACCATTCAATGCAAGACAGCGCGCTGTTTCGGGGAACCATTGATCCCAACAGATGCCGATCCCAATTTTAGCGTAGCGAGTATCCCAGACCTTGAAGCCAGTGTTACCAGGCGTAAAATAAAACTTTTCTTGATAATAATGGTCATCTGGTATGTGGGTCTTCCGATAAACGCCCACCACTTCCCCATCAGCATCAATGACAGCAATAGAGTTATACAAGACATTGCCATCTTTTTCATAGAAACTGATCGGTAAAACAACTTCTAGTTCCTTAGCAATCGATTTAAAATATTGAATGGCTGTATTTTCTTCCACTGACTGGGCATATTGGTAGTAGTCATACTGACGCTCCTGACAGAAATAGGGACGTTCAAACAATTCGGGTAAAAGAATAATTTGTGCGCCTTGTTCTGCAGCCTGACGTACTAAACGCTCTGCGGTTTGGATATTTGTTGCCACATCCTTAGCGCATTGCATCTGAATGGCTGCAACTCTTACATTTCTCATCTTTTTCTCCTATTCTGGGATTTGTTGGGTGATACAGTGGATATTGCCACCACCTAAGAGAATATCCCTGGCTGGTATTCCGATAACTTTACGGTCTGGAAAACACTTGCTGAGAATATCTAGGGCTACTTGGTCGTTAACATCCTCAAACTGTGGAACTAAGACAGCCTTGTTGGCAATATAGAAATTGACATAGGAAGCTGCAAGACGCTCGCCCTCATAACGCTCCTCTTCCCCATCTTCATAGGTATAACCTGGTAAATCCTCCTTAGTGACAACCTGACGAATAGCTGGAATAGGAAGCTTATGAATAGTGAAAGTGCGACCTTTTGCATCCGTTTCCTTTTCTAAAATCTCAAGGTCGGCTGCAGACATAGCATACTGAGGATCACTTTTGTCGTCTGTCCAAGCTAGAACAAGCTCTGCAGGACCAACGAAGGCTGCAACATTGTCAACGTGTTCATTGGTTTCGTCCTGATAAATACCATAAGGAAGCCAGATAACTTTTTCAGCGCCAAGGCACTCTAATAAGGTGTTTTCGATTTCCTCTTTACTGAGATAAGGATTGCGACCAGCGCTCAGAAGGCAGCTTTCAGTCACGAGAATGGTTCCTTGACCATCGCTGTGTATCGCGCCACCTTCCAGTACAAAAGGTTTAGCTTCGTAAACAGGCATTTCCAAGGCCTGAGCAAAACGACTAGCTACTTGGTCATCATCTTCATAATCTTGATAAAGACCATCGACTGCTCCACCCCAGGCATTGAAAGACCAATCGACTGCCAACTTGTCTCTTTTATCATTGACGAGAATAGTCGGACCAGTATCACGGGCCCAGGCATCATTGGTAGGAATATCTAGATAAACGACCTTGTCTCCGAGATAGGATTGGGCTTCAGATTGATAGTCCTGCTCCACCAAGAGATAAACGGTTTCCCCTTCGGCTATGGTTTTGATAATTTGGCTAAATGCTCTTTTGGCAGCCTTTCCTTGGAAGGGCCATGAACCTGGTCGAGTCGGCCAGATCATGATGGTGCCATGGTGTGGTTCATACTCTGCCGGCATACGGTAGCCTAATTTCTTTGGACTGTCCATCATGATAATCTCCCTTTAAAGTCTTGATAGCTGAAGGCTTTGACCAAGCTGCAGTCACCTCGCTCGTCCATGAGATAGAGACTTGGCAAGCCAATACCGTTAAAGGTATTATTTTTTACAAAAGAGTAAATAGCCATATCTTCAAAATAAAGTCTATCACCGATTTGGATTGGATTCTCAAAGCTATAATCGCCTATCACATCACCCGTCAGACAGGTATTGGAAGAAAGTCTATAGGTATGGGCTTTTTCCTGAGCCTCAAATCCATTTCTCAAAGGTGGACGATAGGGCATCTCAAGTACATCAGGCATATGGCAGGTTGCAGAGGCATCTAAAACCAAGATTTCCATACCGTTTTCTACAATATCCAATACCTCCGTTGCTAGATAACCCGCATTGAGCGCAATAGCTTCACCCGGCTCGATATAGACTTCAAGATTGTAAGTTTCTCGGATACGCTTGATTTCAGAAATCAGCAAATCCACATCATAGTCTTCTCTCGTTATGTGGTGTCCTCCACCCATATTGAGCCATTTGACCTTATATAAATAAGGTCCAAACTGCGCTTCTACAGCTTTCAAAGTTGTTTCTAAATCATCTGCCCCCTGCTCACAAAGGGTATGAAAATGAAGACCATCTACTAAGTCCAGCAAATCACTCGGTATCTTGTCTAAAGTAACTCCAAACCGAGATCCCGGAGCACAAGGGTCATAGAGCGCGTGATCTCCTTGAGTTGAACATTGAGGGTTGAGGCGCAAACCAACACTGATACCAGCCTCTCGACAACGAGAACCGTATTTACGCAACTGTCTCTCCGAATTAAAGACGATATGATCTGATATCTGAAGTAACTCTTCCATATCTGATTCCTTGAAAGCTGGCGCAAAGACATGGACTTCCCCTGGGAACTCTTCTCGTGCTAGTTTAGCCTCATAGAGACCACTAGCCGTTGTACCAGAGAGATACTGGCTAATTAAGG
Encoded here:
- the aguA gene encoding agmatine deiminase; translation: MMDSPKKLGYRMPAEYEPHHGTIMIWPTRPGSWPFQGKAAKRAFSQIIKTIAEGETVYLLVEQDYQSEAQSYLGDKVVYLDIPTNDAWARDTGPTILVNDKRDKLAVDWSFNAWGGAVDGLYQDYEDDDQVASRFAQALEMPVYEAKPFVLEGGAIHSDGQGTILVTESCLLSAGRNPYLSKEEIENTLLECLGAEKVIWLPYGIYQDETNEHVDNVAAFVGPAELVLAWTDDKSDPQYAMSAADLEILEKETDAKGRTFTIHKLPIPAIRQVVTKEDLPGYTYEDGEEERYEGERLAASYVNFYIANKAVLVPQFEDVNDQVALDILSKCFPDRKVIGIPARDILLGGGNIHCITQQIPE
- the addA gene encoding helicase-exonuclease AddAB subunit AddA, giving the protein MKPISFFTEEEIQKLQEAEASSSKEQKKTAEQIEAIYTAGQNILVSASAGSGKTFVMAERILDQLARGVEISQLFISTFTVKAATELKERLEKKISQQIQESNDVDLKQHLGRQLADLPNAAIGTMDSFTQKFLGKHGYLIDIAPNFRILQNESEQLLLKNEVFHQVFEAHYQGENKENFSRLVKNFAGRGKDERGLRQQVYKIYDFLQSTSSPQKWLSNSFLKGFETADFVIEKDKLTEQIKQALWDLESFFRYHLDNDANEFPKAAYLENVQLVLDEIGSLNQESDSQAYQAVLARIIAISKEKNGRSLANSSRKADLKPLADAYNDERKAQFAKLGQLADQITILDYQERYHEDTWELAKTFQTFMSDFVEAYRECKRQENAFEFADISHFTIEILENFPQVREAYQERFHEVMVDEYQDTNHIQERMLELLSNGHNRFMVGDIKQSIYRFRQADPQIFNEKFQRYAQNPKEGKLILLKENFRSSSEVLSATNDIFARLMDQEAGEINYDSMHQLVFANTKLTPNPDNKAEFLLYDKGDSGQEEEESQTETKLTGEMRLVIKEILKLHQEKGVTFKEIALLTSSRSRNDQILLALSEYGIPVKTDGEQNNYLQSLEVQVMLDTLRVIHNPLQDYALVALMKSPMFSFDEDELARLSLQKVEDKVQENLYEKLVNAQKLVTNQKELIHTALAEKLNQFMDILDSWRLYTKTHSLYDLIWKIYIDRFYYDYVGALPNGPARQANLYALALRADQFEKSNFKGLSRFIRMIDQVLEAQHDLASVAVAPPKDAVELMTIHKSKGLEFPYVFILNMDQDFNKQDSMSEVILSRKNGLGVKYIAKVETGAVEAHYPKTIKLSIPSLTYTQNEEELQLASYSEQMRLLYVAMTRAERKLYLVGKCSREKLEAKEYPTAENGKLDKHTRLQAKNFQDWIWAISKVFARDNLNFSYRFVGEDQLTREAIGQLENKSSLQDRSQADNRQSETIKEALEMLKEVEVYNTLHRAAIELPSVQTPSQIKKFYEPVMDMEGVEIAGQSQSVDKKISFDLPDFSTKERVTGAVIGSATHELMQRIDLSQQPTLATLTETLKQVQTSPAVRKKINLSKVLAFFDTPLGQEILANTDYLYREQPFSMLKWDQKSQGDFVVRGILDGYLLYDDRIVLFDYKTDRYDEPSQLIERYRGQLALYGEALSRAYSIENIEKYLILLGKDEVQVVKV
- the aguB gene encoding N-carbamoylputrescine amidase, with translation MRNVRVAAIQMQCAKDVATNIQTAERLVRQAAEQGAQIILLPELFERPYFCQERQYDYYQYAQSVEENTAIQYFKSIAKELEVVLPISFYEKDGNVLYNSIAVIDADGEVVGVYRKTHIPDDHYYQEKFYFTPGNTGFKVWDTRYAKIGIGICWDQWFPETARCLALNGAELLFYPTAIGSEPILDTDSCGHWQRTMQGHAAANIVPVIAANRYGLEEVSPSEENGGQSSSLDFYGSSFMTDETGAILERAERQGEAILLATYDLDKGASERLNWGLFRDRRPEMYQRITD
- a CDS encoding Cof-type HAD-IIB family hydrolase; this translates as MIKLLALDMDGTLLNEAKEIPQAHITAIHQAIEKGVKLVLCTGRPLFGVLPYYKKLGLDLQNEYVIVNNGCSTHQTSDWSLVDWQELSPADIEYLYDLAEKSDVQLTLFDEEHYFVLGGKPNEIVQNDAKLVFSDLTEISLEEATSGKYRMFQGMFLGNKEQTDDFEQRFAEELCQRFSGVRSQPVIYEAMPLGTTKATALSRLAAILKIEPSEIMAMGDANNDIEMLQFAGLGIAMGNASDHVKSLANDVTTSNEEDGVARAIEKYIL
- a CDS encoding TraX family protein, encoding MKKWNATQLKYLMAAVMVLDHIPHITGIVSPLWEGIFHALTRCVGVWFAYMAMEGFIHTRNLKNYLIRLWSWAIIMFAGNSLLNALFASKGVMVNNNIFLTLAIGVTMLWIGFPRKELDKKEKLWRRIGVAGLLIFGCLFTEGGITMLPFLLISYSCRNRKGLRNLLYAFLWAFLLVTSIQIYDTWHQTLGMMLFNSDWLFVTVFPFMALYNGQRGKETSWSKYFFYIFYPAHLWIITLIAYWVK
- a CDS encoding EVE domain-containing protein, which gives rise to MPRYWVGVVSKNHVLRGVEGNFCQVCHGKGGPLNRMKKGDYLLYYSPKYDMNGQDKLQAFVAVGKIIDDKAYQVEQFEGFFPFRRNVEYYLPVKDCSIEIARQHPEWRDYTSRLRYGHFEVSKDFFLHIFQHMKMDDEV
- the rexB gene encoding ATP-dependent nuclease subunit B; its protein translation is MKLLYTDIRTSLTEILTREAEELVAGGKRVFYIAPNSLSFEKERAVLECLSQQASFAITVTRFAQMARYLVLNDLPAKTSLDDIGLGMAFYKCLAELDPKELRVYGAIKQEPQFIQQLIELYHEMTTAQMSFLDLESLTDEDKRADLLLIFEKVTAYLNQGQLAQGSQLAHLIEAIENGKVSSDFSQLALVIGGFTRFSAEEERVVDLLHRKGVEIVIGSYASKKAYTSPFAEGNLYQASVEFLHHLGAKYQTPAQDRSQTHEKIDSFDKASRLLESSYDFSELTLEIDEKDRKNLQIWSCLTQKEELELVARSIRQKLHDHPELSYKHFRILLGDVASYQLSLKTIFDQYQIPFYLGRSESMAHHPLTQYVESILRLKRYRFRQEDLINLLRTGLYTDLSQADIDAFEQYLRYLGINGLPAFQQTFTKSHHGKFDLERLNALRLRVLEPLETIFASRKQKAENLLQKWSIFLKNTALSKQMQDLTATMEALEQERQAEVWKAFCHVLEQFATVFAGSQVSLEDFLALLHSGMSLSQYRTIPATVDTVLVQSYDLIAPLTADFVYAIGLTQDHLPKIAQNTSLLTDEERQNLNQATEEGAQLLIASSENLKKNRYTMLSLVNAARKQLVLSAPSLLNENESKESAYLHELVSFGFRRREKTMNHKNLSKKDMGSYHSLLSSLVAYHQQSETNDTEQDLTFVKVLARVMGKKLDQKGLTNPALPTSPSSKPLEKETLQALYPADKEFYLSTSGLTEFYRNEYSYFLRYVLGLQEELRLRPDARSHGNFLHRIFEHALKLPAENPFDQRLEQAIKETSQEREFEAIYQESLEAQFTKEVLVDVARTTGHILRHNPAIETIQEEATFGGKDQAFIQLDNGRSVHVRGKVDRIDRLKADGALGVVDYKSSLTQFQFSNFFNGLNSQLPTYLAALKGEGEQNFFGAMYLEMAEPVQSLLNVKSLAGAVAEASKSMKYQGLFLEKESSHLGEFYSKNKANQLTDEEFHLLLDYNAHLYKKAAEKILEGQFAINPYTENGRSIAPYVQQHHAITGFEANYHLGQARFLEKLHLADGKRLVGEKLKQAWFEKMREELNR
- a CDS encoding MarR family winged helix-turn-helix transcriptional regulator — encoded protein: MPQYQFNSIYKNDETESTGLLFIKVYNKWESNLKRVLKSVGLTLPQFIVLTSLLFLNNREEYVTQVDIARFTGMDVMTVSQIVRLLEKKDYIRRDQHPKDSRAKLVSVTKSGAEKVNQALPLVEGIDEKFFEKLSNDRECFNRMLVVLEDKNA